Within the Hermetia illucens chromosome 6, iHerIll2.2.curated.20191125, whole genome shotgun sequence genome, the region CACCAATGTTGTTCTCTGGTGGACTATTTAAGATATATCTCCTATGCAACAAAATCATTTTCTCGCTGCCAAACAATAGCCTGGTCGCAAATGGGACTTGTGTTGAACTTGGGAGGTAAAGTGCTCCTCATTTGCAAACGAACGTGACGAAACACGGTCTCTTTCAAGAGCACTAATACTCCTGTTGTTGTCCTTATCCAGAAATAATTCTTAAATCAATTGCTGATCGCgatatggtcgatctgatttgATGTTCATTACCGAAACCGAAACCCGACTAACTTTATAGCACCCGCTGTGCTTTCGCATGCTCCTTCACTTGTGCATTTGAGGTCTCTATTGAATAAATGCATTATACAAGCGTGAAGTATGATTAGTATGGATCAAAAATTACTTCACTCGATTTTAGAATTTCAATTCGGTTCAAGCTAAacaatgtatttattttatgtatTATTATTGAAGAGGATAAGTGTATTTCAATGactgaaaaccaacaagtccgcCCGTATTCACGAGCATcttaaatttagaaatttctAGGTTGCTAACCCACAgatttttatcccttttagtcacttTTTACCACAACCGAAAAgaatttgaatgaattatttATTCGCAATCCATAGAGGAGTCGGTATCTTTGTGGGTCTTTGATGCGTTAAGTTAATATTGATTCCTAATTATAGCACATGAAAGTTGTGGATTTTCTATTGATGTAATATTTATTCgtagctttaaaaaaaaatttcacattgCCTATTCCTTGAACATTTCCTGCATAGATTTCGAATCATTTGGGGAAAACATTCCTGCATCGCAAGAGAAGCAGAAATTGGTATATGCATTTGACGACTTCGAAAGTATGAAAGCATTAGTACTTCGTTTAGAAGATGAATTAAAGGATAAGAACACACTTTTGCAACAAGCGGCTCAAGACATCGGGACGATGCGATCTGGCTTccaaaatttggttgaaaaagaGCCAAATCCAGAAACTGCTGACAGCAAAAGCAAAGAATCGGGAAATAGTGTAGGAAGTATACCGCTGGAACGGGACAGCAACTATTTCAGCAGCTACTCTCACTACGGAATTCACCATGAAATGTTGTCGGTGAGTTGAAGAATTGAATTGAGTTGAATTTCGCCCATCCTTCCTAGTCCCATTAGATTCGTTTCAAAGTTTTTCTTGTTTACTATGATAAAAAATATTCTATATAATTCgaactttttttcattttcaggatGAAGTTAGGACTTCAAGTTACAGAGACGCTTTATTAGGAAATGCTGAGTTCCTTAAGGGAAAGACTGTATTAGATGTGGGTTGCGGCACTTCCATCCTATCTATGTTTGCCTCGAAAGCGGGTGCCGAGGTTGTAGTAGCTATTGATAATTCTGATATTATCTACCAAGCCATGGAAATATCTAAGTAAGGATACagcttatttgatttttttccaaacgTTAACTTTTCTACTTCTCCAGGACAAACAATTTCGAGAATATAAAATTCGTGAAAGGTCGCCTTGAAGATACCGAATTGCCAATAGATAGATTTGATGTGATTGTATCCGAATGGATGGGTTACTTTTTAATATTCGAAGGCATGCTGGACTCAATTATTTATGCACGCGACAAACATCTTAAGCTTGGCGGCACATTACTTCCAAACCGGTGTAACATCAGCATAGTCGGACACGGAGATGAAGCGCGGCACCAACACTACATAAGCTACTGGAAAGACGTTTACGGGTTCGACATGTCTTGCATGCAAAAGGAAGTGTTGCGCGAGGCAATGATTGATATTGCAAAACCTGAATTTGTTTTGACTGAACCAGTTGTGATAGTTGATTACGATTTGATGAAAGTTGATGTGAACTATTCTAATTTCTCATTTAACTTCAATCTGTTAGTCCTGAAGGATGGACGCATGACATCAATTGTCGGATATTTCGACACTTTCTTCGATTTGCCGAATAAAGTTTGGTTTTCAACTTCACCTGAAGCTAAAACTACGCACTGGAAACAAGTTACATTCTTTTTTAAAGATCCTGTCGATGTTAAAAAGAATGACCAGATCAAGGGAACGATAACTTGTAAACGGAGTATACGGGATAAAAGATCGCTAACGGTTCGAATTAAGATCTTCGATAAGGATTATACTTATAATTTAGATTAGAATAATGGAAGTAAATTTAAATGTGAAATGAATTATTCACATTGAATCACGTATTAAATCAAATATATCGGAGTCATTTGTATTTCAAACACAAACGCAATTTTTTTACTTGAATCCTTCAACTTAGAAAACTTTTTGTTCAGCGATTGAAGAATCTTAAGTCCGCATccgcttgatgtcggaccggacaaaatggagagcaacttgtttgtgtgtatggtgggggagatcaacttactcccactctttTTGGGCTTACCATCCAAGGTTCAGAAATTAAAAGGGGAACGAAAACGGCTTACAGTTTCGTAACATTAGAGACATTTGAAAACCGAAATTGATTTAATAACCAATCA harbors:
- the LOC119659743 gene encoding protein arginine N-methyltransferase 1 codes for the protein MDSEETTNGGPPVIKMDQDWNSDGDDWSEEADDDAEPTKCLFCEEVSPSVESAIKHLQVKHRVDLLELKRKFLMDCYSYIKMINYIRINKSQDSEFRNADTPFWDDKKYLKPGDYEPWLTFDFESFGENIPASQEKQKLVYAFDDFESMKALVLRLEDELKDKNTLLQQAAQDIGTMRSGFQNLVEKEPNPETADSKSKESGNSVGSIPLERDSNYFSSYSHYGIHHEMLSDEVRTSSYRDALLGNAEFLKGKTVLDVGCGTSILSMFASKAGAEVVVAIDNSDIIYQAMEISKTNNFENIKFVKGRLEDTELPIDRFDVIVSEWMGYFLIFEGMLDSIIYARDKHLKLGGTLLPNRCNISIVGHGDEARHQHYISYWKDVYGFDMSCMQKEVLREAMIDIAKPEFVLTEPVVIVDYDLMKVDVNYSNFSFNFNLLVLKDGRMTSIVGYFDTFFDLPNKVWFSTSPEAKTTHWKQVTFFFKDPVDVKKNDQIKGTITCKRSIRDKRSLTVRIKIFDKDYTYNLD